The Solanum lycopersicum chromosome 9, SLM_r2.1 genome window below encodes:
- the LOC101257507 gene encoding fimbrin-2 — MAGYVGVLVSDPWLQNQFTQVELRSLKSHFDAMKREKGCMTLADLPSQMAKLKQVGENLTEKERESFIRDSYKCLDVDVDFEIFLRVYLKLQAHAAARMGNNVKNSSAFLKSPTSTLLHTISESEKASYVAHINNYLVGDEFLKKFLPIDPSTNDLFEISKDGVLICKLINVAVPGTIDERAINMKRMLNPWERNENHTLCLNSAKAIGCTVVNIGTQDFIEGRRHLVLGVISQIIKIQLLADLNLKKTPQLVELVDDSKDVEELMNLPPEKILLRWMNFQLKKAGYNKIVTNFSSDIKDGEAYARLLNVLAPEYTTPSMLTVRDPSERAKLVLEHADRMGCKRYLTAKDIVEGSPNLNLAFVAHIFQHRNGLSTEAKQIPSVETSPDEAQMSKEERSFRFWINSLGNSSYIDNVFEDLRDGWMLLETLDKISPGIVNWKIATKPPIKMPFRKVENCNQVVKIGKQLKFSLVNIAGNDIVQGNKKLILAYLWQLMRCNMLQLLKNLRFHSHGKEITDAHILEWANSKVRNSGSQSHMTSFKDKSLSTGIFFLELLSSVHPRAVNWSLVTKGETEEQKKMNATYIISIARKLGCSIFLLPEDIIEVNQKMILTLTASIMYWHLKQPTEDQSLASSDCDSSSVDTASTSTLDDTASESSADDISNR, encoded by the exons ATGGCTGGATATGTTGGTGTATTGGTATCAGATCCGTGGCTGCAAAATCAGTTTACCCAGGTTGAGCTTCGAAGTTTAAAATCTCAC TTCGACGCGATGAAGAGAGAGAAGGGGTGTATGACCCTTGCAGACTTGCCTTCACAAATGGCGAAACTGAAACAAGTCGGAGAGAATCTTACAGAGAAAGAAAGAGAGTCGTTTATCAGAGATTCCTATAAATGTTTGGATGTAGACGTTGATTTCGAGATATTTCTTCGG GTCTATTTGAAACTCCAAGCACATGCTGCAGCAAGAATGGGAAATAATGTCAAGAACTCATCAGCTTTCCTAAAGTCTCCAACTTCTACATTACTTCATACAATTAGTGAATCTGAGAAGGCATCATATGTTGCCCATATTAACAACTATCTCGTGGgagatgaatttttgaaaaaattcctTCCTATTGATCCTTCTACAAATGATCTCTTTGAGATTTCCAAGGATGGAGTTCTTATATG TAAGCTTATCAATGTGGCTGTGCCTGGAACAATTGATGAACGAgcaataaatatgaaaagaatgctTAATCCATGGGAAAGGAATGAAAATCATACTTTGTGCCTAAACTCTGCAAAGGCTATTGGATGTACTGTGGTCAATATTGGGACACAAGACTTTATTGAAGGAAGG AGGCATCTTGTTCTTGGAGTAATATCTCAAATTATTAAG ATTCAACTATTGGCAGACCTCAATCTAAAGAAAACACCTCAATTGGTGGAGTTAGTTGATGATAGCAAG GATGTAGAAGAGTTGATGAACCTTCCTCCAGAAAAGATCTTGCTTAGATGGATGAATTTTCAATTGAAGAAAGCTGGATACAACAAAATTGTGACAAACTTCTCTTCTGACATAAAG GATGGAGAAGCTTATGCTCGCCTCCTAAATGTTCTAGCCCCAGAGTACACCACTCCTTCCATGCTCACTGTAAGAGACCCTTCAGAAAGAGCAAAATTGGTTCTGGAACATGCAGATAGGATGGGCTGCAAAAGATACTTAACAGCAAAAGATATTGTGGAAGGTTCTCCAAATCTTAACCTTGCATTTGTGGCACATATCTTTCAGCATAG GAATGGGCTCTCAACTGAAGCAAAGCAGATACCGTCTGTTGAGACATCACCAGATGAAGCTCAGATGTCCAAAGAAGAAAGATCATTTCGCTTTTGGATCAATAGTCTTGGAAACTCATCATACATAGACAATGTTTTCGAAGATCTTCGAGATGG ATGGATGCTTTTGGAGACACTTGACAAGATCTCCCCAGGAATTGTTAATTGGAAAATTGCCACTAAACCTCCAATTAAGATGCCTTTCAGAAAAGTAGAAAATTGCAACCAAGTAGTCAAGATTGGCAAACAATTGAAATTTTCCCTAGTAAATATTGCTGGAAATGACATTGTTCAGGGGAACAAGAAGTTAATATTGG CTTACTTGTGGCAGTTAATGAGATGTAACATGCTTCAGCTCTTAAAGAATTTGAGATTTCACTCCCATGGGAAGGAAATTACTGATGCCCACATTTTGGAGTGGGCTAACAGCAAAGTTAGGAACTCAGGAAGCCAGAGTCATATGACAAGTTTCAAG GATAAGAGTTTGTCAACTGGAATCTTTTTCCTGGAACTACtaagttctgttcatcctcgaGCTGTTAACTGGAGTCTTGTAACAAAAGGGGAAACTG AGGaacagaagaagatgaatgcAACCTACATAATCAGTATTGCCAGGAAGCTTGGATGTTCAATATTTTTGCTGCCTGAAGATATAATTGAG GTAAACCAAAAGATGATCCTTACGCTGACAGCAAGTATAATGTATTGGCACTTGAAACAACCGACAGAGGACCAAAGTCTTGCATCTTCAGATTGTGATAGTAGCTCTGTGGACACAGCCTCAACCTCAACGTTGGACGATACAGCTTCTGAGTCTTCAGCGGATGATATCAGTAACAGATAA